The Streptomyces sp. NL15-2K genome contains a region encoding:
- a CDS encoding UDP-N-acetylmuramoyl-L-alanyl-D-glutamate--2,6-diaminopimelate ligase, which translates to MTYPGPPRPVQVSATPLAELADQLGAAPSQSPQSTVEVTGITHDSRAVRPGDLYAALPGARLHGADFVTQAAGLGAAAVLTDPTGAERAAATGLPVLVVDDPRARMGELAATIYGHPGRDLLQIGITGTSGKTTTAYLVEGGLKTVRSTGLIGTVEMRIGDERIKSERTTPEATDLQALFAVMRERGVEAVAMEVSSHALVLGRVDGCVFDIGVFTNLSPEHMEFHSDMEDYFRAKAQLFTPKRSKLGVVNVDDEYGRRLAREATVPVVTFSAEGHPDADWRADDVHVGPLDSTFTVIGPKDERITAKSPLAGPFNVANTLAAIVALAAAGLDPQTAADGIAAVPGVPGRLERVDAGQPYLAVVDYAHKTDAVESVLKALRKVTEGSLHVVLGCGGDRDKTKRGPMGAAVARLADTAVLTSDNPRSEDPLAILAAMLEGAASVPAHERGEVQVFEDRAAAIAAAVARARPGDTVLVAGKGHEQGQDIAGVVRPFDDRQVLREAIQKTQG; encoded by the coding sequence GTGACATATCCGGGACCGCCCCGGCCGGTCCAGGTCTCCGCCACACCCCTCGCGGAGCTGGCCGATCAGCTGGGCGCCGCGCCGTCGCAGAGCCCGCAGAGCACGGTCGAGGTCACGGGCATCACCCACGACTCACGCGCCGTCCGCCCCGGCGACCTGTACGCCGCCCTCCCGGGCGCCCGGCTGCACGGCGCCGACTTCGTCACGCAGGCCGCCGGCCTCGGCGCGGCCGCCGTGCTGACCGACCCGACGGGCGCCGAGCGCGCCGCCGCGACCGGGCTCCCGGTCCTGGTCGTCGACGACCCGCGCGCGCGGATGGGCGAACTGGCGGCCACGATCTACGGCCACCCGGGCCGCGACCTGCTCCAGATCGGCATCACCGGTACGTCGGGCAAGACCACCACCGCCTACCTGGTCGAGGGTGGCCTCAAAACCGTGCGCAGCACCGGCCTCATCGGCACGGTCGAGATGCGCATCGGCGACGAGCGCATCAAGTCCGAGCGCACCACCCCCGAGGCCACCGACCTCCAGGCCCTGTTCGCGGTCATGCGCGAGCGCGGCGTCGAGGCGGTCGCCATGGAGGTCTCCAGCCACGCCCTCGTGCTCGGGCGCGTCGACGGCTGCGTCTTCGACATCGGCGTCTTCACCAACCTCAGCCCGGAACACATGGAGTTCCACTCCGACATGGAGGACTACTTCCGGGCCAAGGCACAGCTGTTCACGCCGAAACGCAGCAAACTCGGCGTGGTCAACGTCGACGACGAGTACGGCCGCAGGCTCGCCAGGGAGGCCACCGTCCCGGTGGTCACCTTCTCCGCCGAGGGGCACCCGGACGCCGACTGGCGCGCCGACGACGTCCACGTCGGACCGCTGGACTCGACCTTCACCGTGATCGGCCCCAAGGACGAGCGGATCACCGCCAAGTCCCCGCTCGCCGGGCCCTTCAACGTGGCCAACACCCTCGCCGCGATCGTCGCCCTCGCCGCCGCGGGCCTCGACCCGCAGACCGCCGCCGACGGCATCGCCGCGGTGCCGGGCGTGCCCGGCCGGCTGGAGCGCGTGGACGCCGGGCAGCCGTACCTCGCGGTCGTCGACTACGCCCACAAGACGGACGCGGTCGAATCGGTCCTCAAGGCGCTCCGCAAGGTCACCGAGGGCAGCCTGCACGTGGTGCTCGGCTGCGGCGGCGACCGCGACAAGACCAAACGCGGGCCGATGGGCGCCGCCGTGGCCCGGCTCGCCGACACGGCCGTACTGACCTCCGACAACCCCCGCTCCGAGGACCCCCTCGCGATCCTCGCCGCCATGCTCGAGGGCGCGGCGTCCGTGCCGGCACACGAGCGCGGCGAGGTCCAGGTCTTCGAGGACCGGGCCGCCGCGATC
- a CDS encoding penicillin-binding protein 2 codes for MTEVSDREPPRRRVPGPARPERSARPVGQRRPGPGARPARRPPGPRPMPRVIRLGSPRPRLRLVGVALTLVLIAFVVRLLQVQAVDASTYAAKAEQNRYVGYTLAAERGGITDRTGVALATSVDAYTITADPTLFTREQLKVDDGPEQAAALLAPILGQEQEAVVQKLRPKDKKLRYVVLASRQTPQVWKQIKDLKTALATKSETDKSTVNVLAGVLAVPTTKRVYPNGDLAAGILGWVNADGKGGGGVEQQLNGLLAGKDGEIRYAQAGGRQVPTVGSTETPAVPGSDVELTIDRDIQWAAQNAITEQVKKSGADRGYVIVQDTRTGEVLAMANSPGFDPNDLSEARSADMGNAAVQDAFEPGSTAKVMSMAAVLEENVANPLTHVVVPNRLHRGDRLFKDDIDHPTWYLTLNGVLAKSSNIGTILATGQLGSSQKQANQVLYSYLRKFGLGSPTGLGFPGETPGILVAPDQWSTSQQYTIPFGQGVSLSAMQAASVYSTIANDGVRVDPTLVRGTKGPDGRFTPAATPKKTRVVSEKTAKTLARMLESVVDDEEGTGTKARIPGYRVAGKTGTANRVDPATGKYKGYTSSFAGFAPADQPRVTVYCAIQNATKGSYFGGQICGPVYKQVMEFALKSLQVPPTGARAANFPVTYKP; via the coding sequence GTGACGGAAGTGTCCGACAGGGAACCGCCGCGCCGCCGCGTGCCCGGACCCGCACGCCCCGAGCGCTCCGCCCGCCCCGTCGGCCAGCGGCGCCCGGGACCCGGCGCCCGTCCGGCCCGCCGCCCGCCAGGGCCCCGGCCCATGCCCCGAGTCATCCGGCTGGGCAGCCCCCGCCCCCGGCTCCGCCTGGTCGGCGTCGCGCTGACGCTCGTACTGATCGCCTTCGTCGTACGGCTCCTCCAGGTGCAGGCCGTCGACGCGAGCACCTACGCCGCCAAGGCCGAGCAGAACCGGTACGTCGGCTACACCCTGGCCGCCGAGCGCGGCGGGATCACCGACCGCACCGGCGTGGCCCTCGCGACCAGCGTCGACGCGTACACCATCACGGCCGACCCCACGCTGTTCACCCGCGAGCAGCTGAAGGTCGACGACGGGCCCGAGCAGGCGGCCGCTCTGCTCGCCCCGATCCTCGGCCAGGAGCAGGAGGCGGTCGTCCAAAAGCTCCGGCCCAAGGACAAGAAGCTGCGTTACGTCGTGCTCGCGAGCCGCCAGACCCCGCAGGTCTGGAAGCAGATCAAGGACCTGAAGACCGCGCTGGCCACCAAGTCCGAGACCGACAAGAGCACGGTCAACGTCCTCGCGGGCGTCCTCGCCGTCCCCACCACCAAGCGGGTTTACCCCAACGGCGACCTCGCCGCCGGGATACTGGGCTGGGTCAACGCCGACGGCAAGGGCGGCGGCGGCGTCGAACAGCAGCTGAACGGCCTGCTGGCCGGCAAGGACGGCGAGATCCGCTACGCCCAGGCCGGGGGCCGCCAGGTGCCGACCGTCGGCTCCACCGAGACGCCCGCCGTGCCCGGCAGCGACGTCGAGCTCACCATCGACCGCGACATCCAGTGGGCCGCGCAGAACGCGATCACCGAGCAGGTGAAGAAGTCCGGGGCGGACCGCGGCTATGTGATCGTGCAGGACACACGGACCGGCGAGGTCCTCGCCATGGCCAACTCGCCGGGCTTCGACCCGAACGACCTGTCCGAAGCCAGGTCGGCGGACATGGGCAACGCCGCCGTCCAGGACGCGTTCGAGCCCGGCTCGACCGCCAAGGTCATGTCGATGGCCGCCGTGCTGGAGGAGAACGTCGCCAACCCGCTGACGCACGTCGTCGTGCCCAACCGGCTGCACCGCGGCGACCGGCTGTTCAAGGACGACATCGACCACCCGACCTGGTACCTCACGCTCAACGGCGTGCTCGCCAAGTCCAGCAACATCGGCACCATCCTGGCCACCGGCCAGCTCGGCTCGTCGCAGAAGCAGGCCAATCAGGTCCTCTACTCATACCTGCGCAAATTCGGCCTCGGCAGCCCCACCGGCCTCGGCTTCCCCGGTGAGACGCCGGGCATCCTCGTGGCGCCGGACCAGTGGTCGACCTCGCAGCAGTACACGATTCCTTTCGGCCAGGGCGTGTCCCTCAGCGCGATGCAGGCGGCGTCCGTCTACTCGACCATCGCCAACGACGGCGTACGCGTCGACCCCACGCTCGTCCGCGGCACGAAGGGACCCGACGGTCGCTTCACGCCTGCCGCGACGCCCAAGAAGACCAGGGTGGTCAGCGAAAAGACGGCGAAGACGCTGGCCCGGATGCTGGAGTCGGTGGTGGACGACGAGGAGGGCACCGGCACCAAGGCGCGGATCCCCGGCTACCGCGTCGCGGGCAAGACGGGCACGGCCAACCGTGTGGATCCGGCCACCGGCAAGTACAAGGGCTACACATCGTCGTTCGCCGGATTCGCGCCCGCGGACCAGCCCCGCGTCACCGTCTACTGCGCCATCCAGAACGCCACCAAGGGCAGCTACTTCGGCGGCCAGATCTGCGGACCTGTCTACAAACAGGTCATGGAGTTCGCCCTGAAGTCCCTCCAGGTCCCGCCGACCGGCGCGAGGGCCGCCAACTTCCCGGTCACCTACAAGCCCTGA
- the rsmH gene encoding 16S rRNA (cytosine(1402)-N(4))-methyltransferase RsmH, giving the protein MSQSRHVPVMLQRCLDLLAPALERPGAVVVDGTLGLGGHSEALLARFREARLVALDRDKEALRLSGERLAPYGERATLVHAVYDELPEVLDRLGIARVQGVLFDLGVSSMQLDEADRGFAYAQDAPLDMRMDQSTGMSAAEVLNTYPAGELVRILRAYGEEKQAKRIVSAIVREREKEPFANSGRLVELIRDALPQAAKRTGGNPAKRTFQALRIEVNGELAVLERAIPAAVKALDVGGRIAVLSYHSLEDRLVKQVFAAGAASTAPAGLPVVPERYQPRLKLLTRGAELPTEEEVAENRRAAPARLRGAQRIREDVE; this is encoded by the coding sequence TTGAGCCAGAGTCGACACGTCCCGGTGATGCTCCAGCGGTGCCTGGACCTGTTGGCCCCCGCCCTGGAGCGCCCCGGAGCGGTGGTCGTCGACGGCACCCTCGGCCTCGGCGGCCACAGCGAGGCGCTGCTCGCCCGGTTCCGCGAGGCCCGGCTCGTCGCCCTCGACCGCGACAAGGAGGCCCTGCGTCTGTCCGGCGAGCGGCTCGCGCCCTACGGGGAGCGCGCCACCTTGGTGCACGCCGTGTACGACGAGCTGCCCGAGGTGCTCGACCGGCTCGGCATCGCGCGCGTCCAGGGCGTGCTGTTCGACCTCGGCGTCTCCTCCATGCAGCTCGACGAGGCCGACCGCGGCTTCGCCTATGCCCAGGACGCCCCGCTCGACATGCGCATGGACCAGTCGACCGGCATGAGCGCCGCCGAGGTCCTCAACACCTACCCGGCCGGCGAGCTCGTCCGCATCCTGCGCGCGTACGGCGAGGAGAAGCAGGCCAAGCGGATCGTGTCCGCGATCGTGCGCGAGCGTGAGAAGGAGCCGTTCGCGAACAGCGGGCGGCTCGTGGAGCTGATCCGGGACGCGCTGCCGCAGGCCGCCAAGCGCACCGGCGGCAACCCGGCCAAGCGCACCTTCCAGGCCCTGCGCATCGAGGTCAACGGCGAACTCGCCGTCCTGGAGCGGGCGATCCCGGCCGCGGTGAAGGCGCTCGACGTGGGCGGACGCATCGCCGTGCTGTCGTACCACTCGCTGGAGGACCGGCTGGTCAAGCAGGTCTTCGCGGCGGGCGCCGCCTCCACCGCCCCGGCCGGGCTGCCCGTGGTCCCCGAGCGCTACCAGCCCCGGCTCAAGCTGCTCACGCGCGGTGCCGAACTTCCCACCGAGGAAGAGGTCGCCGAGAACCGGCGGGCGGCACCGGCGCGACTGCGCGGGGCTCAGCGCATCAGGGAGGACGTCGAGTGA
- a CDS encoding carbonic anhydrase — protein sequence MTTSASVPAGPEAAIVTGGTVTDRLVEANEQYAAAFSDPGMDARPVLHVAIVACMDARLDLHAALGLELGDCHTIRNAGGVVTDDVIRSLTISQRKLGTRSIVLIHHTGCGLESITEDFRSELEMEVGQRPAWAVESFRDVDQDVRQSMQRVRTSPFLLHTDDVRGFVFDVKSGLLREIDPS from the coding sequence ATGACGACTTCCGCATCGGTTCCCGCAGGTCCCGAAGCCGCCATAGTCACCGGCGGCACCGTCACCGACCGCCTGGTCGAAGCCAACGAGCAGTACGCCGCCGCCTTCTCCGACCCCGGGATGGACGCCCGCCCCGTCCTGCACGTCGCCATCGTGGCCTGCATGGACGCCCGTCTCGACCTGCACGCCGCGCTCGGCCTGGAACTCGGCGACTGTCACACCATCCGCAACGCCGGCGGTGTCGTCACCGACGACGTGATCCGCTCGCTCACCATCAGCCAGCGCAAGCTCGGCACGCGGAGCATCGTCCTGATCCACCACACCGGCTGCGGCCTGGAGTCGATCACCGAGGACTTCCGCAGCGAGCTGGAGATGGAGGTCGGCCAGCGCCCCGCCTGGGCGGTGGAGTCCTTCCGGGACGTCGACCAGGACGTACGGCAGTCCATGCAGCGCGTGCGCACCTCGCCGTTCCTGCTGCACACCGATGACGTGCGAGGATTCGTGTTCGACGTGAAGAGCGGCCTTCTGCGCGAGATCGATCCCTCGTAA
- a CDS encoding MoxR family ATPase, which translates to MTTYDDRASLTDLTAVVERVRSSVEGVIEGKPEVVRLSLTVLLAEGHLLIEDVPGVGKTMLAKAMARSIDCSVRRIQFTPDLLPSDITGVSIWDQQRKDFEFKPGAIFAQIVIGDEINRASPKTQSALLESMEERQVTIDGQTYELPSPFMVVATQNPVEMEGTYPLPEAQRDRFMARVSIGYPSAEAELQMLDIHGGVNPLDDLQPVAHAHEIVKLIDAVRGVHVADTVRRYAVDLVAATRTHPDLRLGASPRATLHLLRAAKAAAALSGREYALPDDVQALAVAVLAHRLLPTAQAQLNRRTSEQVVQEILQQTPVPAAPQQSGLGLGRGTPAYPQQPPRRL; encoded by the coding sequence GTGACGACCTATGACGATCGAGCGAGCCTCACTGATCTGACCGCCGTGGTGGAGCGGGTACGCAGTTCGGTGGAGGGCGTGATCGAAGGAAAGCCCGAGGTCGTACGGCTCTCGTTGACCGTGCTGCTCGCCGAGGGGCACCTCTTGATCGAGGATGTTCCCGGCGTGGGCAAGACCATGCTGGCCAAGGCGATGGCGCGGTCCATCGACTGCTCGGTGCGCCGTATCCAGTTCACGCCCGACCTGCTGCCCTCGGACATCACCGGTGTGTCCATCTGGGACCAGCAGCGCAAGGACTTCGAGTTCAAGCCGGGCGCCATCTTCGCGCAGATCGTGATCGGCGACGAGATCAACCGCGCCTCGCCGAAGACGCAGTCCGCGCTGCTGGAGTCGATGGAGGAGCGCCAGGTCACCATCGACGGGCAGACGTACGAGCTGCCCAGCCCCTTCATGGTCGTGGCCACGCAGAACCCGGTCGAGATGGAGGGCACCTACCCGCTGCCGGAGGCCCAGCGAGACCGCTTCATGGCCCGCGTCTCCATCGGCTACCCGAGCGCGGAGGCCGAGCTGCAGATGCTCGACATCCACGGCGGGGTGAACCCCCTGGACGACCTCCAGCCGGTGGCGCACGCGCATGAGATCGTGAAGCTGATCGACGCCGTCCGCGGCGTCCACGTCGCCGACACGGTCCGGCGGTACGCGGTCGACCTGGTGGCCGCCACCCGCACACACCCCGACCTCAGGCTCGGCGCCTCCCCGCGCGCGACGCTGCACCTGTTGCGCGCGGCCAAGGCGGCCGCGGCCCTCAGCGGCCGGGAGTACGCGCTGCCGGACGACGTGCAAGCGCTTGCTGTCGCCGTGCTGGCGCACCGTCTGCTGCCCACCGCGCAGGCCCAGCTGAACCGCCGTACGTCGGAGCAGGTCGTGCAGGAGATCCTGCAGCAGACCCCGGTTCCCGCGGCGCCCCAGCAGAGCGGCCTCGGGCTGGGCCGCGGCACGCCCGCGTATCCGCAGCAGCCGCCGCGGAGGCTTTGA
- a CDS encoding DUF58 domain-containing protein codes for MTTGGLGRAEADRGDKGGVRTALAGLTTRGRSFFAAGIAAAICAYVLGQSDLLRVGLLLAVLPLICATVLYRTRYRVAGSRRLSPARVPAGSEARVHLRMDNVSRLPTGLLMLQDRVPYVLGPRPRFVLDRVEPGGRREVSYRVRSDLRGRYPLGPLQLRLTDPFGMCELTRSFSTYDTLTVIPRVEPLPPVRLSGEAKGYGEGRQRSLALAGEDDLIPRGYRYGDDLRRVHWRSTARYGELMVRREEQPQRSRCTVFLDTRGLAFQGAGPDSAFEWAVSGTASVLVHMLERGFSVRLLTDTGTSVPGEGADGFAGANQESADAAGMMMDTLAVIDHSDDTGLSRAYDVLRSGNEGLLVAFFGDLDEEQASVAAKMRQRSGRAVAFLLDSDTWVREPSDVPGPLARSEEGLRMLREAGWTALSVPRGASLTDLWSQADRERTGVGVTGGITGEGAS; via the coding sequence ATGACCACCGGGGGACTCGGACGCGCGGAGGCCGACCGGGGCGACAAGGGCGGAGTGCGCACGGCCCTGGCCGGACTGACGACGCGCGGCCGCTCCTTCTTCGCGGCCGGAATCGCCGCGGCCATCTGCGCGTACGTCCTCGGGCAGAGCGACCTGCTGCGGGTCGGACTGCTGCTGGCCGTGCTGCCCCTGATCTGCGCCACCGTGCTCTACCGCACGCGCTACCGGGTGGCCGGCAGCCGCCGGCTCTCCCCCGCGCGCGTGCCCGCCGGCAGCGAGGCCCGCGTCCATCTGCGGATGGACAACGTCTCGCGGCTGCCCACGGGCCTGCTGATGCTCCAGGACCGGGTGCCGTACGTGCTGGGCCCGCGACCCCGCTTCGTGCTCGACCGGGTCGAGCCGGGCGGGCGCCGCGAGGTGTCCTACCGCGTCCGCTCCGATCTGCGGGGACGCTATCCGCTGGGCCCGTTGCAGCTGCGTCTGACCGACCCGTTCGGCATGTGCGAGCTGACCCGGTCCTTCTCGACGTACGACACCCTGACAGTGATCCCGCGCGTGGAGCCGCTGCCACCGGTGCGCCTCAGCGGCGAGGCCAAGGGGTACGGCGAGGGGCGGCAGCGCTCGCTCGCCCTGGCCGGCGAGGACGACCTCATCCCGCGCGGATACCGCTACGGCGACGACCTGCGCCGGGTGCACTGGCGCTCCACCGCGCGCTACGGCGAGCTGATGGTGCGCCGCGAGGAGCAGCCGCAGCGCTCCCGCTGCACGGTGTTCCTCGACACCCGGGGCCTCGCCTTCCAGGGCGCGGGCCCCGACTCGGCCTTCGAATGGGCCGTGTCGGGCACCGCGTCCGTCCTGGTGCACATGCTCGAACGGGGCTTTTCCGTACGACTGTTGACGGACACCGGCACCTCCGTGCCCGGCGAGGGCGCCGACGGGTTCGCGGGCGCGAACCAGGAGTCGGCGGACGCGGCCGGGATGATGATGGACACCCTCGCGGTGATCGACCACTCGGACGACACGGGACTGTCCCGGGCGTACGACGTGCTGCGCAGCGGGAACGAGGGGCTGCTGGTGGCCTTCTTCGGCGACCTCGACGAGGAGCAGGCATCGGTGGCCGCCAAGATGCGGCAGCGCAGCGGACGGGCGGTCGCCTTCCTGCTGGACAGCGACACCTGGGTGCGGGAACCGAGCGACGTGCCCGGCCCGTTGGCCAGGAGCGAGGAGGGGCTGCGGATGCTGCGCGAGGCGGGCTGGACGGCGCTGAGCGTGCCGCGGGGCGCTTCCTTGACCGACCTGTGGAGTCAGGCGGACCGGGAGCGCACGGGCGTCGGCGTGACGGGTGGTATCACCGGTGAGGGGGCGTCATGA
- a CDS encoding DUF3488 and transglutaminase-like domain-containing protein, with product MSGRARLTLCSWAATLMASCALLPLVEPATWILQAAFLLAVQTGVGAAARRVPLARPLTVAAQALVTLMLLTLTFAREQAFAGLIPGPEAFRHFSDLLQQGSDDIARYAIPAPLESDGIRLMLVGGVLVIGLAVDTLAVTFRSAAPAGLPLLALYSVAAGLSDGGTDWLWFLVAAAGYLLLLLAEGRERLAQWGRVFGGAARTPGAESGGAVAPVRTGRRIGVVALGVALVVPLALPAMNGGLLDGAGTGVGSGSGGGGTISAVNPLVTLRDNLNQDEDRQVMSLQTDTDTDLSNLYLRIVSLDDFDGTTWKPSKRAITAVPDGEFPTPIGLRQDIKRTEIETTISASDDYAQNWLPMPYPPSGVRINGNWRYEPEGMTLVGDHGQTTRGATYQVKSLEVQPTAEQLSSAPAAPAALEREYTDLPDSLPEVVARTAREVTAGAQNPYQQAVALQDYFAITGGFEYDTEVQVGSGSQAIARFLRDKQGFCVHFSFAMAAMARSLGIPARVAVGFAPGSPQADGSVSVGLKDAHAWPELYFEGVGWTRFEPTPNRGSVPTYTVPETPGSTLPNPELPSRAASSEPSAAPSASESCTAEEKKLEGCESESPQAALSTDDNGPKWYVALAWILGGLAALAIPLAPMLWRLRTRAARLGGHGRTEADVAAHALAVWQELTDTAWDFGILPDESQTPRNAAARIVRLGHLDPAAAAAVHRVADAVEQVLYAPRPRPAAGLAEDVRRVIGGLHGTVSRGTKLRAVLAPRSTVRVVWAASDWWTGVKARAAAARPTLRKPSGQRG from the coding sequence ATGAGCGGGCGGGCACGACTGACGCTGTGCTCCTGGGCGGCCACGCTGATGGCCTCCTGTGCCCTGCTGCCGCTGGTCGAACCGGCCACCTGGATCCTGCAGGCCGCCTTCCTGCTCGCGGTGCAGACGGGCGTGGGAGCGGCGGCCCGGCGGGTGCCGCTTGCCCGGCCGCTGACCGTGGCGGCGCAGGCCCTGGTCACGCTGATGCTGCTGACCCTGACCTTCGCGCGTGAGCAGGCCTTCGCCGGGCTGATCCCCGGGCCGGAAGCCTTCCGCCACTTCTCCGACCTGCTCCAGCAGGGCAGCGACGACATAGCGCGGTACGCGATCCCGGCGCCGCTGGAGTCCGACGGCATCCGGCTGATGCTCGTCGGCGGCGTCCTGGTGATCGGTCTCGCCGTGGACACGCTCGCGGTGACCTTCCGCAGCGCTGCCCCGGCCGGACTGCCGCTGCTCGCGCTGTACTCCGTCGCCGCGGGGCTGTCCGACGGCGGGACCGACTGGCTGTGGTTCCTGGTCGCGGCGGCCGGCTATCTGCTGCTGCTCCTGGCCGAGGGGCGGGAGCGGCTCGCGCAGTGGGGCCGGGTCTTCGGCGGGGCGGCGCGCACTCCGGGCGCGGAGTCCGGCGGGGCGGTGGCGCCGGTCCGCACCGGCCGGCGCATCGGTGTGGTCGCGCTGGGCGTCGCCCTCGTGGTGCCGCTCGCCCTGCCCGCGATGAACGGCGGCCTGCTGGACGGCGCCGGGACGGGCGTGGGCTCCGGGAGTGGCGGCGGGGGCACGATATCCGCGGTGAACCCGCTGGTGACGCTGCGCGACAATCTGAACCAGGACGAGGACCGTCAGGTCATGTCCCTGCAGACCGACACCGACACCGACCTCTCGAACCTGTACCTGCGGATCGTGTCCCTGGACGACTTCGACGGCACCACCTGGAAGCCGTCCAAGCGGGCCATCACAGCCGTACCGGACGGCGAGTTCCCCACCCCCATCGGCCTCCGTCAGGACATCAAGCGCACGGAGATCGAGACCACCATCTCGGCGTCGGACGACTACGCCCAGAACTGGCTGCCGATGCCGTACCCGCCCAGCGGCGTGCGGATCAACGGCAACTGGCGCTACGAACCCGAGGGCATGACCCTCGTCGGCGACCACGGCCAGACCACGCGCGGTGCGACGTACCAGGTGAAGAGCCTGGAGGTGCAGCCGACGGCCGAGCAGCTCTCCTCGGCACCGGCGGCGCCCGCGGCCCTGGAACGCGAGTACACCGACCTGCCGGACTCGCTGCCGGAGGTGGTGGCGAGGACCGCCCGCGAGGTCACCGCCGGCGCCCAGAACCCCTACCAGCAGGCGGTCGCCCTCCAGGACTACTTCGCCATCACCGGTGGCTTCGAGTACGACACCGAGGTGCAGGTCGGCAGCGGCTCGCAAGCGATCGCCCGCTTCCTGAGGGACAAGCAGGGCTTCTGCGTCCACTTCTCCTTCGCGATGGCGGCCATGGCCCGGTCCCTGGGCATACCCGCCCGGGTGGCGGTGGGCTTCGCGCCCGGTTCCCCGCAGGCGGACGGGTCGGTGTCGGTGGGGCTGAAGGACGCCCACGCCTGGCCCGAGCTGTACTTCGAGGGCGTGGGCTGGACCCGCTTCGAGCCGACCCCGAACCGCGGTTCCGTGCCGACGTACACCGTGCCGGAGACGCCCGGCAGCACGCTCCCGAACCCGGAGCTGCCGTCCCGGGCAGCGAGCTCGGAGCCCTCGGCCGCGCCGTCGGCGAGCGAGAGCTGCACGGCGGAGGAGAAGAAGCTGGAGGGGTGCGAGAGCGAGTCCCCGCAGGCCGCGCTGAGCACGGACGACAACGGTCCGAAGTGGTACGTGGCCCTGGCGTGGATCCTCGGCGGCCTCGCCGCCCTGGCGATCCCACTGGCGCCGATGCTGTGGCGACTGCGCACCCGGGCCGCACGGCTGGGCGGGCACGGCCGCACGGAGGCGGACGTGGCAGCGCACGCCCTGGCGGTCTGGCAGGAGTTGACCGATACGGCGTGGGACTTCGGGATCCTGCCGGACGAGTCGCAGACCCCCCGCAACGCGGCCGCCCGGATCGTTCGGCTCGGGCATCTCGACCCGGCGGCCGCGGCCGCGGTGCACCGCGTCGCGGACGCCGTGGAACAGGTCCTGTACGCGCCGCGGCCGCGCCCGGCGGCGGGGCTCGCGGAGGATGTCCGCCGGGTGATCGGCGGGCTGCACGGCACCGTCAGCCGGGGCACGAAGCTGCGGGCGGTGCTGGCGCCGCGTTCCACCGTGCGAGTGGTCTGGGCGGCGTCGGACTGGTGGACCGGCGTCAAGGCCCGCGCGGCGGCGGCACGACCGACTCTGCGCAAGCCGTCGGGCCAGCGCGGGTGA
- a CDS encoding DUF3040 domain-containing protein has translation MPLSEHEQRMLEQMERALYAEDPKFATALEGSGLRTYTRRRVYQAVAGFLVGIALLMAGMVAKQVWLSVVGFLVMLGCAVLAVTGWRKAPKPGEQPSGGPQAARGQGRQRRSMMDRIEQRWQRRRDEQQGH, from the coding sequence GTGCCGCTCTCGGAGCACGAGCAGCGAATGCTCGAGCAGATGGAGCGAGCGCTGTACGCCGAAGATCCGAAGTTCGCGACAGCGCTTGAGGGAAGCGGGCTGCGCACGTATACCCGGCGACGGGTCTACCAGGCGGTCGCGGGCTTCCTCGTGGGTATCGCGCTCCTCATGGCCGGTATGGTCGCCAAGCAGGTATGGCTCAGCGTGGTCGGCTTCCTGGTCATGCTCGGCTGTGCGGTACTCGCCGTAACGGGTTGGCGTAAAGCCCCCAAGCCCGGCGAACAGCCCTCCGGTGGTCCGCAGGCAGCCCGCGGTCAGGGACGGCAGCGGCGCTCCATGATGGACCGGATCGAGCAGCGCTGGCAGCGTCGGCGCGACGAACAACAGGGCCATTAG